The proteins below come from a single Chryseobacterium nepalense genomic window:
- a CDS encoding 3-oxoacyl-ACP synthase III family protein: MIKSTIKGIGFHVPDNIVTNDDLAKLMTTNDEWITERTGIKERRHRENRNDSQETTAYLGFKASEKAIANAGLTSKDIDYIVFATLSPDYYFPGCGVLLQEMLGCDTIGALDVRNQCSGFVYAMSVANAFIKAGNYKNILVVGAEIHSFGLDFSDEGRGVSVIFGDGAGAVVLSASEDENAGDILAVNMHSEGKFADELCTQFPGSKFGWSDRMRKEPENVTNKEVYPIMNGNFVFKHAVTRFPETMQEALDKAGKTIDDLDMFIPHQANLRIAQFVQQKFGLPDEKIHNNIQKYGNTTAASIPIALSEAIEEGKIKRGDLVLLSAFGSGFTWGSVLFEY; the protein is encoded by the coding sequence ATGATTAAAAGTACAATAAAGGGAATCGGATTCCATGTTCCGGATAACATTGTTACGAATGATGATCTAGCAAAATTAATGACGACCAATGATGAATGGATTACAGAAAGAACCGGCATAAAAGAAAGGAGACACAGAGAAAACAGAAATGATTCCCAGGAAACCACTGCTTATCTTGGTTTCAAAGCCTCTGAAAAGGCGATCGCTAATGCAGGGCTTACTTCAAAAGATATTGACTATATTGTTTTTGCAACGCTTTCTCCGGATTATTATTTTCCTGGATGTGGTGTTTTGCTGCAGGAAATGCTGGGGTGTGATACCATCGGAGCGTTGGATGTAAGAAATCAGTGTTCCGGATTTGTATATGCAATGAGTGTTGCCAATGCTTTTATTAAAGCGGGAAATTATAAAAATATTCTGGTGGTAGGGGCCGAAATACACTCTTTCGGACTTGATTTTTCGGATGAAGGAAGAGGAGTTTCCGTAATTTTCGGTGATGGAGCAGGAGCGGTTGTACTTTCTGCATCGGAAGATGAAAATGCTGGTGATATTTTAGCCGTGAATATGCATTCTGAAGGGAAATTTGCCGATGAACTCTGCACACAGTTTCCGGGATCGAAATTCGGGTGGAGCGACAGAATGAGAAAGGAACCGGAAAATGTTACCAATAAGGAAGTGTATCCGATCATGAACGGAAATTTTGTTTTTAAACATGCGGTTACAAGATTTCCTGAAACCATGCAGGAAGCACTTGACAAAGCCGGAAAGACAATTGATGATCTGGACATGTTTATTCCGCACCAGGCTAATCTGAGAATTGCTCAGTTTGTACAGCAGAAATTCGGACTTCCGGATGAGAAGATCCATAATAATATCCAGAAATACGGAAATACTACTGCGGCCTCAATTCCTATTGCTTTAAGCGAAGCGATTGAAGAAGGAAAGATCAAAAGAGGTGATTTGGTACTTCTTTCTGCTTTCGGAAGCGGCTTTACGTGGGGAAGTGTTTTGTTTGAATATTAA